The Acipenser ruthenus chromosome 38, fAciRut3.2 maternal haplotype, whole genome shotgun sequence genomic sequence GAATGTTTATGCCGATAGTAAATGAAACCCCTTTTAGGCAGCCTGAACGGTGGCGGAGCGCAGGAGTCTTGACCACGGAGGCTGTGATACTGCATTGCTATGTCGCCCATGTTGGCTCGGATGCTGTGTAGTTCACATGCTACACTGACTCTGTTAGAGCCAAAATGGCTTCATTTGCATCCCTCCTCGTCTCTATAAACAGGACTGTAGTGTTTTAACCATTACACCAGAtctgtcaactctcccgtatttGCCGTGAACCTCACGTTTTTTGGACACACCTCCctggacagattttctcccataGTTTGCTCAAAATTACTGTTCAACCCGTTAAGGTCAGCAAACGTTTAATTTCCGCAAAAGTCAAATTCTCGCTGACATTTCACTCTCTAAAATCATGGACGTACTGTCGGTCTGCGGTTCCTGCAATCACCTGTCTGTACCTTGCAGGGTTCAAGAACCAGGGGAGCCCTGATGATTACACGTGTGATAAAAATGCTTCATccggtaaaaaacaaaacaaaaaaaaaacatattctcaTATAATCCCAGGCAACGTTTGAAAAAGGAATACTTTCTGTAAACAATGCAGGACTTATTTTACCGGTGGGACATGGGAGCAAAAATGATGATCTTGGTCAGAACACGAGATCACAAAAATACCAGAAAGCCAGTGACGCtcagaaaacatattttgttatCAAAGGAAAAAACAGAGATGAAGAAAGTTACACAcgcagagacctttacatgttgtgactagttcagcaaatctgtaatTGACATGTTCCCTGActcacacattgcaaagtattctACAGGGAGGTCTAAAAGTCACACCGATAATGAAAGGGGTCTCTATTACATACaaattttaattgtttatttagtagacgcctttatacaaggagacttacagagactagggtgtgtgaactatgcatcagctgcagagtcacttacaattacatctcacccgaaagacggagcacaaggaggtgaagtgacttgctcagggtcacacaatgagtcagtggctgaggtgggatttgaaccagggacctcctggctacaagcctgtttctttaacatGCATTTGTGCATTATAATGAACAACATTGCAATACCAAGTTGTTGTGTATATTGGctcttttaatgtatttatttatgatggACTTATTGAATTTACAGGAGTTTCTTTCTTGTTATAAGTAGGTGTTATAGCTCGTCCTTTGAAGACGAGGTCAATGTGCAGTACCAAACCCAGCCTTTAGGTGTGCTGTGTGATGAAAGTGACTACGCCACTGTGTGTGCTTTGCTGTCGTGCAGAATCAACTGCAGTGGACCTGCTCGCAAAGCATTGGCTGCTGCCAAATctacaactaaactaaaataagaacCAGAGAGGCCAACAGAGAACTTGCTTGTGAAGCATCTCGTGTTTGTTTTTCTATCTGATATTATTCAATTTTAAAAGAAATTAGGAGCACCTGATAGTATCATTCTAATGAAGTGGAATAGTTATTTCGGTGCAGCAGGTCCTTTTTCTCAGTCTGCACAGTGGCCCCTGCGTGCACACGCCTAGCTGATCACTGGTGCATGCACCCCAACGTGACTCGACACACAAGTCCattttgcaatgctttatttCACACAAAGCAACAAGAGCACCCTTAAACAATTCCCAGATCCCCGGGCTGCAGAACTCACTGCAGTGTGGGtggttttgtcttgtgtttgtgtgctcctGCACTCACTGCAGTGTGGGtggttttgtcttgtgtttgtgtgctcctGCACTCACCGCAATGTGGGtggttttgtcttgtgtttgtgtgctcctGCACTCACTGCAGTGTGGGtggttttgtcttgtgtttgtgtgctcctGCACTCACTGCAGTGTGGGTGGTTTTGTCTTGCATTTGTGTGCACGCCTGCTCTGATTATTTTTGTAGTGCAGgtgtgtgtctttttgtttattgattgaataaataaataaatacaataaacaaatataaaaataaataataaataaattagtgGAAAAGCTCCACAGCCCCCCAAAAAAGTGAGCACAGGTGTCTGCATGTAATTCAGCCcctttaaaaacatcaccaggaggcacgtGCTTCCCGAGAGACACCCTTTATCAAGGCAATGGCAAAGGTGGTGGGGCCATCAGCCATCGTGGCTGCTTCCAAGATGTAGGGGAAGGCGTGTTCTTCCTGAAGTCTGAGGCTGCTGCCAACACCACAGTTGAGAAGGATCTCACATTAGCAGGGATGTTCGTCCTCATCGAGCCCCTTGCAGGGCTGGGCAGCTGGTCATCCTGTCTAATGTACCATGTTTTATACAGCATGCCTTGCTCAAGCCCCATCTGCAGGTCCTAGGGGAGATGAAGACTGCTATCCATCCCATACCCCTAGGCTGCAAGGACCAGCCCCTCTGACACATAATGTCGTTCCACCACCAGGTTACCATCCACCTGGCAGGGCAGGACGCAGTGGAGGGCAGTCAGTGTTCACTCCTCGGAGGAAGTGCCgtgctaccactgcaaggagccAGGGCACCAGAACACGAGGTGCCCCAAGCTCAAGCACAGCGTAAAGACACCAGCGCAGGCACCGCACACCGAGTCCACCTCCACGCCAGGCCTACAGAAGGGGGTAAAATTACACCTGCCCCCCTCCCAACGACCTCCGAAGGAGGAAACGGAGAGGGAGCCCTGATAGTGAGCAGGGGGAGGAAGCTACCATGGGGGCCAAACCTCCCTGAAAGAAAAAGCATACCTTTATATCTTTCACATCTATTAAAAGTGTGAATGGCTTTTCTGTTATTAGAGGTCTTTGTTACATTTACATAGTGTTCCATatcttttaaaaacatgaaaaaattaGACTTTTGGAGAGAGAATTTACATGTATGTAGGTGGACTTTGGCCAACAAGATTCACCGGAAAGATTGCATTTTGGtctgttttcattttgttattcCAAGTAAGATGCAACccagatttaatttaatgttGTTATTGAACTTCTTATGTATATGATTGGTTAGGTCAGTCCAAAATCTTAGAGTAAGCACAATTCCAGAATAAGTGAATACTGTAAACATCGCAGAAGGAGCAGTTAAGGTCAATGTCAAGGTTGTATTTAACGGGGTAACACTTATGAATGATCTTATATGATATTTCCTGAACCTTGTTGGTCAATAAGTATTTATTACATAGTGTCCAGGAGTCGTCCCAGTTTACACCTGCAGTATAAATATGCTATTCCAGTATGCAACAGCAGAGGGAACAGAGACTATATCCCTTTGAAAAAGAGACCTAATCTCCTCACTGTTGTTCTTTTCATGTCCTAGAAAAATATCATGGTGTTCTAAAGAGGGTAAAGGGCAGAAGCAGCTTCTGTTGCATTCTGTAAAAGCATCCTCACAACACTAGGAATGGCATCAAAAACAACAGCATGTTCCTTAACTGTGGCAGCCGATGCAAATCCAGACACAGACTCCACGGAACTGAAAAGTTGCCCTGTAGGATCAAGGAGTTGACTGACCTCATCAAAgcatttagaaaaataaagaCTTATTATTCTCTCTAATACCCTCGTTGCtccaaatgaaatatttatgaggTGAAAAATTGATGAATTAAAGACCAACATAAAATAATCTGTTTATGAAAATGTGAAAGTTTGACAGTATAACATTTAAACCTCCTAAATTACTGAAGACGTGGGCAGGAATAAAGCTCCAGATTGAGGCTGGGTTCTTAAAACACTGTTGAATCCatttaatttgaaatgttttatttagggAGGAGTCTAAAAAAATGTAGCTCCCCAGATTTTCAATCATTCATTTAAACTGATTTTTTCATATAGTGGGTCTTGTTTTTCCATATGAAATTCAATGACATTTTGTCAATTCTAGTGCATATTACTTTAGACACAGCAAGTGGTAATGCAGTATAAATGAACCTAGACAAACCCTCAACCTTAGCCATCAAACTTCCTCCTGTCAAGGGGAAATCTCTTTGAAGCCATGagttgttaagaacataagaaagtttacaaacgagaggaggccattcagcccatctttctcgtttgcttgttagtagcttattgatcccagaatctcatcaagcagcttcttgaaggatcccagggtgtcagcttcaacaacattactggggagttggtaaTGAGTGGGTTCAAGTTTAGAGAAGTTTTTGAAGGTTGCTGTTTTCCCATAGCAATCCTCACGTACTTTACATTTAATTCTCCAGGGATGATGTCATACATCTCCGAATCTGTAGTTATTAACAGGGAGGAGGTCACACTTTTGAGGAACAAACCAGAAGCCTTCGAAAAAAAGAAGCATTGCATCAATGGCTTTTGATACTTGTGTTTTGTCTCTTAAGAAAAGTGTTGTGTCATCTGCTAATTGAAGATACTGTTCTTTAGAAGGTCATTATTCCCTAAATAAGGAGGTTCAAAATACCTGCCATGTCAAAAGCACTGTTTTACTATATAAATAAAGACTTCACTCTGAAGGAATTGCAAAGACTTGGTTTTATtccgcaataaataaataaataaataaataaataaataaataaataaacttagtAGCAGGAAGGATCACTCAAGCAAAGATAAAGAGGCAAAATATATCgtttgcctcccctgtgctctgtgGGTTAggcgcctcccctgtgctctgggGGTTAGgtgcctcccctgtgctctgcgggttaggcgcctcccctgtgctctgtgGGTTAggcgcctcccctgtgctctgggGGTTAGgtgcctcccctgtgctctgcgggttaggtgcctcccctgtgctctgagGGTTAGgtgcctcccctgtgctctgagGGTTAggcgcctcccctgtgctctgcgggttaggtgcctcccctgtgctctgcgggttaggcgcctcccctgtgctctgcgggttaggtgcctcccctgtgctctgcgggttaggcgcctcccctgtgctctgagGGTTAggcgcctcccctgtgctctgcgggttaggcgcctcccctgtgctctgcgggttaggtgcctcccctgtgctctgcgggttaggcgcctcccctgtgctctgcgggttaggcgcctcccctgtgctctgtgGGTTCGgtgcctcccctgtgctctgtgGGTTCGgtgcctcccctgtgctctgcgggttaggtgcctcccctgtgctctgagGGTTAGgtgcctcccctgtgctctgcgggttaggcgcctcccctgtgctctgcgggttcggcgcctcccctgtgctctgggGGTTAggcgcctcccctgtgctctgagGGTTAggcgcctcccctgtgctctgcgggttaggcgcctcccctgtgctctgtgGGTTAggcgcctcccctgtgctctgcgggttaggcgcctcccctgtgctctgcgggttaggcgcctcccctgtgctctgagGGTTAGGTGCGTCCCCTGTGCTCTGCGGGTTAGGCGCCTAAACATCTCCCCGATGTTTTTGGCATTTCTACATgaatcataggaatggacctgGGAGAGGCCATTCTGACGGAATTCCATCTACAGACGGAGCACTttcacccatatatatatatatacacacacacacacacacacacacacacacacacacacacacaccacataaaaTAAGCCTGGTATTGAATAAAATGATCTCTGCAAAAAGAGATACAAGAGTACATTTATACACTGCAGCACATCCAATAACACAAATATCACAGTGTAGGGATGAAATAATAAACAGAGCCCAGAAGTGCGGTTCAAACGTGatgtatttacaatatttacaagagTGACAAACAGCGGGAcgagaaaaacaaacacagtaagaGACGATCAGCTGCTGCAGCGCCGGCCGCGTCTGTCTTCGTCTGAGGAGCACCGTTCCGTTTTGGCTCCTGTGTGTTTTTCCAGCCCTGCTCACCCAGGCTGTCCTGAAGGATCCTggtcacagaaaaaaaagttacaggtcAGTATTCGTGTCTTCTTTATGCATATCTTTATGACCTATCACAGTTCCCTTTATACTCCTAACCCCGCCTCATCAATCCCATTCTGACCAGTCATTAATCAATTGGTTAATTACTTAACCTTGGGGTTGATGTGTCGGACTCTGTAGTGCATCAAGCTCAACTCACTGTGTGCCCTGTTTTAAATGAAGCACAAACTTTGCCCCCCAGGCTTTCTAACATATACAAAACGACCAGAAACTCAACAGAACAACAAATGACACAGAACAACAACAGATCACACGAAGAGCAATTTTCACAGCTGTGCAGAATCTCTTTTTAATTGTGTAATTTTAATGTTTACACACCGCTTGGAGTTGAACAGAGTGATTCTGGAGCAGCAATACAGTATCTCCCTTTCTTCTCCTGTTCTCCATGATAAACGAGTCGTGGAATGAGCCAGGGTACTTGGCAACGGCATCCATGAGAACACATTGAGCATCACGTAAAACTTTCACAGGTAAAGAGTGATGATGTTTTCTGTTTGGGAAAGCAATTGCATTCCTTGAATCTGAAgatattgcaacatgtgtgcaatctattacacCGAGCACGGTTGGGAAGCCAGACAACTGATCATATTTGTGCTTGGCTCTATTTTGTTCCACATCCCCATTTGGAAATATGATATACTCCCTTGCCCTATGgaaagcttcaacaacattactggggagttggttccagaccctcacaattctctgtgtaaaaaagtgcctcctattttctgttctgaatgcccctttatctaatctccatttgtgacccctggtccttgtttcttttttcaagtcaaaaaagtcccctgggtcgacattgtctataccttttaggattttgaatgcttgaatcagatcgccgcgtagtcttctttgttcaagactgaacagattcaattcttttagcctgtctgcatacgacatgccttttaaacccaggataattctggttgcttttagTCCATTTACAATTTGAATACACTTtcaggtattaatatcatattcaggtAATATGCACCACAACACAGCAAACAGAGTAAGACCACACACAGACCCAGCTCCCTCCCCCTGCCCTGTCAAGTATCCACCAATAGGGTGCGAGGTTTTTTTTTcaggggaacacacacacacacactagatcTGACAGTAGCTGTCTGTTCATCTGCAGCTATCCTAATACTAACACATGCCAGTTGCATCCTGGCGTTGATATATCTTACCATTACAATCCGTGGCTGATTAACAATATGCCCACACTCGGAAGAGGCTCATTCCTTTTTCACGTGTACACGTTGAGATACGTCGTcatctacagtatgtatttgaagaACGCGTATTTGAAAGGTGTACGCATGTGAGGCACGCTGTATCATCATCTTAATGAGACAACCACGCTGTCACTACCCCGGATGTTTTCTTTAGTTATTTACACACGTGACATCCCTGCGTCAGTCAGCCGCGTCAGTAAACTGACACGTGACTGAAATCTGATATTCACTTATAAATCTTttattgattttgtgtttgtttgattgttttggaAAGAATaaatcaaactaaataaaaaaacgcTTACTAGTTATCACCGTTCCTTTGCGCTTCGTATGTTTTCGATTTGATGAAAGGtctttttcacatttaaaaaggaGCTTTATGTGCTCCAGTGGTTGAAGAAAGACCTGCTCTGTTATGATTGAATCTGCGATGGTAAACTCCTTAGACTTCTCCAGTTTAACAGAAACTTTTGCTACAACAAAGGCACGCTGAAAACCTATTAGGCCTATGTCATTTATATGAGAGATATCGTCAGATTCTCAATCCGTATCTCCATTAATTGAATATTGCATTGTTAAACTGCTGATTCAATAAAATGGTTGAATTTGTCTGAATAATGTGGGAAACAATCGCGCTTTAAACAACACGCGACTTACAGAACTGCGGATACAAGTTTGGATAATCAAGTGGCAAATCAGAACCTTAAAATCACGCGTGGGACATTCACTACAAAGACGCAAATACACTACCACCAAACCAGTCATTCAAAACTAACGAGGCAGTCATGCCAGGGCATGAAATTGAGTTTTACGTGCATTTAAAGAGATGCAACCGTACCTCATTTATAGTGAAGCTCGATGCATCTTTCTTTTTTAGACGCAAAGCGTGCAATCACGTGATCGTACCAGTTGGGTTGCGTCTCCAGGAAAGAGAGCAGTTTTGTTTCAATGGATATTGTGGCCCGCGCACTCAGGTGATCCTGCTCCACAGCGCTCCTCAGGTATGCCTTGATGCGCTCAAGACATGAGAAGCGGCTTTCTTCACACACTGCTGTTGCCGGTATAGTGGCAATTAAGCTGAAAAAGCGGTACACTTCAGCCAGCACCTCACAGAGCCCCGTTTCATTGATTAAAAGCAGGATGTCGCTGACAGAACGGTTCTGAAACTGATCGTCTCTGAAGATGACACCAAACTCACTCTTGAGACGATCCAAATCAAAGTAGCTGCCGTAAGAGTCGGCGAGTGAGCTAAATGCGTCTGTGGGGAACTGCTTCCTGAAAGCCGGAAACCTTGAGGAGTCCGACAGCGGGAGAAACTGCAGGGCTTTGATGTCTGCAAACCTCAGCAAAATCTGAACGAGGATGTTATCAATGATGTCATTGTACAGCAGGAAATGCGCGCTCTGACCGTCTGCAGGGGGTTCGTCTTCCAGTTTCACTCTAGGCTGTTTTGGGGGTGCAGGTAAATCAGAAAGGGAATTGGCTGCAGATTTGAGCACCTCTTTGAAGTGCTCCTCTTTACGCAGATCCCCAATCATTGTGACTGTTAAATGAACTTGAGAATTGCATTCATTTACATCAGCAGCGTTTTTCTGAAGAACATCGCAGAGGACGTCAGTGATGCTGAAGATGCTACGGTAGCAGTACAACAGGAAGATAAACTGGAAGTCGTTTAGTTTTGCAAGAAATCCTGCAGCCTGCCGCCGACATTCTCCGTCCCAACCGCTGCCATCGACAATCTCCTGAAACACTTGGCACAGTTTCTCTCTTTCCGAGGCAATGGCATGCAGGACTGTGCTGTTAGGTGTCCATCGAGCTGCACACAGGGAAGGTATCCTGCCCACAATTCGGTGCAGCAGCTCCGTGCATTTGCTCGAGCGCGTAAAGAATGCGGGGAAGCCTTGCAAAGTTGCAAAAAAACAACGCGTTTGTTGAATACACTGCGCCCCTTGCTGCAGAATTAGATTCAATCTGTGGTTGAAACAGTGCACTAACAGCGCCTGTGGAGCATCCTTTTTAATGAGGGCTTGAAGACCTCCCAGCTCCCCAGCCAGCACTGCAGCGCCGTCATACGACTGAGACACAAGCTTTCCTTTGTAGTTATATTTCGAGATCTCTGAATCCACAACCTGCTTCAAAGCAACTGCGGTCCGATCTGGGCCGACATCTTTAAAACCCAGAAACCTTTCTTGCGTGTTCCCCTTCCTGTCCACGTAGCGTAACGTGAGTGCAAGCTGGCTTAACTGAGAAACGTCAGTTGTTCCGTCTACCTCGCAAGCAAAAAAGCTGCACTCTTCAACCTCGCGGTCAATGCACGACGTGATTTCTTCAGCCACGCATTCCATCAGTTCGTTTTGAATCGTCTTCGACAGGTCGGAGAAAACGGATGCATTTTTCTGCCAGTGAAATTTCAACTCCTGGTCGTGACGAAAAAAATAACCTACAAGTTCTGTGAAATGACGCTGGTTGCCGGATCCCTGCGTCTCACGGTGGCCCCGGGATGCAAATTCTTGACGGGATAAAACCACTGAGATGTCAATCAGTCGCTTCAAAACCTCCCTGTTCTTCCTGACTTTCTCGTTGTGATCTAAGACAGCAAGGCGCCTCTGCTCACCCAGCCGCGCGTCTCCAGGAGCCCCTGCATGCTCCAAGCGCTTCAAGGAAACCTCATTTTTGATGTGCTCATGGGATGACCTGTGTAATGACGCGCTTCGGGACAGGTTCTTCCAGTCACAGTAGCCTTCATTAGCCCAGATGTGCTTTTTAGTTGAAAGCAGTAAGCATGGCCAGCAGTATAGTTTGTTAGTCACGGCGCTGCCTGTTAGCCACTTGTGAACTCCATACCAAGATGGCTGAAATTGCCGGGTTCGTCTGCCGTCTTTCTTCACAATCTCCAGTGCTGGTGTTAGTCTGCCTTGCTTAACAATTGCACGTCTCTCTTCTTGGGATCTTAGTGTAAAACTGATTCTCCTCAGGTCGCTTATAATATCAGATTCAACTGAAGCCAttactgagaaaaaacaaaaccacacaatgCGAGCTGCTCCAAATCCAGTAGGTGCCTCACCACGCTGTGGTTACCATAACAACGCCCCGAGCAAGGGGCTCCGTGGAGCGTTCCGAGACACGTCCCAAAATATGATTGGCTTAGCTATCTGCAAAAGGCGTGGCCAGGGTTTGTGTTTGGAACGTCTCCTCGGTTTTGAAATTCAAACTGCCAGTGGCGGGTAAACGGCACAGCAACACAGAGAGGCGAGACGAGGtgagtttatattaaataaacCATTACATCATATCTATACATTCATTTATACAAAGTATTTGAATAAAAACTCATTCATTCCCATCACGTTTTGATTCTTGATAGTAGAGCAAGCAAATTATTTGTGGGACAAATAACAATGGTTACGTTTTGTGGGACAAATAGCAATGATTTATGTATGAAAAActaacaatacaaaaacagttaCCTATAcattgtcagatttttttttattactgtaggtATGTTAGGTAAATTCCGAAGTTAAagtgttgtatgtatttatttatttgtttgttcgtttgttttaAAGTGACATGCCATACCAGCCTGTACCAGTAATACAACCAGCGATGTATCTACAATACCTTAGCTCTGTTAATTCAAATTGAAAAATGGAatcacaatttattttcacagtgttgtacttttattttttattgcatacaAATCTATGTAAAGTTAATGCTAATGGCACTATAGTttctgtgtatttaaatatactGATTAATGATAtgcttcattgtgtgtgtgtgtgtgtcagtgggagcctctgccttggaggtaggtgtgtgtgtgtgtgtgtgtgagtcagtgggagcctctgccttggaggtaggtgtgtgtgtgtgtgtgtgtgagtcagtgggagcctctgccttggaggtaggtgtgtgtgtgtgtgtgtgtgtgagtcagtgggagcctctgccttggaggtaggtgtgtgtgtgtgtgtgtgtgtgagtcagtgggagcctctgccttggaggtaggtgtgtgtgtgtgtgtgtgtgagtcagtgggagcctctgccttggaggtaggtgtgtgtgtgtgtgtgtgtgagtcagtgggagcctctgccttggaggtaggtgtgtgtgtgtgtgtgtgtgtgtgtgtgtgtcagtcagtgggagcctctgccttggaggtaggtgtgtgtgtgtgtgtgtgtgtgtgagtcagtgggagcctctgccttggaggtaggtgtgtgtgtgtgtgtgtgtgtgagtcagtgggagcctctgccttggaggtaggtgtgtgtgtgtgtgtgtgtgtgtgtgtgtcagtcagtgggagcctctgccttggaggtaggtgtgtgtgtgtgtgtgtgtgtgtgtgtgtgtgtgtgtgtgtgtgagtcagtgggagcctctgccttggaggtaggtgtgtgtgtgtgtgtgtgtgtcagtcagtgggaGTCTCTGCCTtggaggtaggtgtgtgtgtgtgtgtgtgtgtgtgtcagtcagtgggagcctctgccttggaggtaggtgtgtgtgtgtgtgtgtgtgtgtgtgtgtgtgtcagtgggagcctctgccttggaggtaggtgtgtgtgtgtgtgtgtgtgtgtgtgagtcagtgggagcctctgccttggaggcaggtgtgtgtgtgtgtgtgtgtcagtcagtgggagcctctgccttggaggtaggtgtgtgtgtgtgtgtgtgtgtgtgtgtgtgtgtgtcagtcagtgggagcctctgccttggaggtaggtgtgtgtgtgtgtgtgtgagtcagtgggagcctctgccttggaggcaggtgtgtgtgtgtgtgtgtgtgtcagtcagtgggagcctctgccttggaggtaggtgtgtgtgtgtgtgtgtgtgtcagtcagtgggagcctctgccttggaggtaggtgtgtgtgtgtgtgtgtgtgtgtgtgtgtgtgtgtgtgtcagtcagtgggagcctctgccttggaggtaggtgtgtgtgtgtgtgtgtgtcagtcagtgggagcctctgccttggaggtaggtgtgtgtgtgtgtgtgtgtgtgtgtgtgtcagtcagtgggagcctctgccttggaggtaggtgtgtgtgtgtgtgtgtgtgtgtgtgtgtgtgtgtgtgtcagtgggagcctctgccttggaggtaggtgtgtgtgtgtgtgtgtgtgtgtcagtcagtgggagcctctgccttggaggtaggtgtgtgtgtgtgtgtgtcagtcagtgggagcctctgccttggaggtaggtgtgtgtgtgtgtgtgtgtgtgtgtgtcagtgggagcctctgccttggaggtaggtgtgtgtgtgtgtgtgtgagtcagtgggagcctctgccttggaggtaggtgtgtgtgtgtgtgtcagtcagtgggagcctctgccttggaggtaggtgtgtgtgtgtgtgtgtgtgtgtcagtcagtgggagcctctgccttggaggtaggtgtgtgtgtgtgtgtgtgagtcagtgggagcctctgccttggaggcaggtgtgtgtgtgtgtgtcagtcagtgggagcctctgccttggaggtaggtgtgtgtgtgtgtgtgtgtgtgtgtgtgtgtgtgtgtaagtcagtgggagcctctgccttggaggtaggtgtgtgtgtgtgtgtgtgtgtgtgtgtgtgtgtgagtcagtgggagcctctgccttggaggtaggtgtgtgtgtgtgtgtgtgt encodes the following:
- the LOC117964775 gene encoding uncharacterized protein LOC117964775 isoform X1; its protein translation is MASVESDIISDLRRISFTLRSQEERRAIVKQGRLTPALEIVKKDGRRTRQFQPSWYGVHKWLTGSAVTNKLYCWPCLLLSTKKHIWANEGYCDWKNLSRSASLHRSSHEHIKNEVSLKRLEHAGAPGDARLGEQRRLAVLDHNEKVRKNREVLKRLIDISVVLSRQEFASRGHRETQGSGNQRHFTELVGYFFRHDQELKFHWQKNASVFSDLSKTIQNELMECVAEEITSCIDREVEECSFFACEVDGTTDVSQLSQLALTLRYVDRKGNTQERFLGFKDVGPDRTAVALKQVVDSEISKYNYKGKLVSQSYDGAAVLAGELGGLQALIKKDAPQALLVHCFNHRLNLILQQGAQCIQQTRCFFATLQGFPAFFTRSSKCTELLHRIVGRIPSLCAARWTPNSTVLHAIASEREKLCQVFQEIVDGSGWDGECRRQAAGFLAKLNDFQFIFLLYCYRSIFSITDVLCDVLQKNAADVNECNSQVHLTVTMIGDLRKEEHFKEVLKSAANSLSDLPAPPKQPRVKLEDEPPADGQSAHFLLYNDIIDNILVQILLRFADIKALQFLPLSDSSRFPAFRKQFPTDAFSSLADSYGSYFDLDRLKSEFGVIFRDDQFQNRSVSDILLLINETGLCEVLAEVYRFFSLIATIPATAVCEESRFSCLERIKAYLRSAVEQDHLSARATISIETKLLSFLETQPNWILQDSLGEQGWKNTQEPKRNGAPQTKTDAAGAAAADRLLLCLFFSSRCLSLL
- the LOC117964775 gene encoding uncharacterized protein LOC117964775 isoform X2; this encodes MASVESDIISDLRRISFTLRSQEERRAIVKQGRLTPALEIVKKDGRRTRQFQPSWYGVHKWLTGSAVTNKLYCWPCLLLSTKKHIWANEGYCDWKNLSRSASLHRSSHEHIKNEVSLKRLEHAGAPGDARLGEQRRLAVLDHNEKVRKNREVLKRLIDISVVLSRQEFASRGHRETQGSGNQRHFTELVGYFFRHDQELKFHWQKNASVFSDLSKTIQNELMECVAEEITSCIDREVEECSFFACEVDGTTDVSQLSQLALTLRYVDRKGNTQERFLGFKDVGPDRTAVALKQVVDSEISKYNYKGKLVSQSYDGAAVLAGELGGLQALIKKDAPQALLVHCFNHRLNLILQQGAQCIQQTRCFFATLQGFPAFFTRSSKCTELLHRIVGRIPSLCAARWTPNSTVLHAIASEREKLCQVFQEIVDGSGWDGECRRQAAGFLAKLNDFQFIFLLYCYRSIFSITDVLCDVLQKNAADVNECNSQVHLTVTMIGDLRKEEHFKEVLKSAANSLSDLPAPPKQPRVKLEDEPPADGQSAHFLLYNDIIDNILVQILLRFADIKALQFLPLSDSSRFPAFRKQFPTDAFSSLADSYGSYFDLDRLKSEFGVIFRDDQFQNRSVSDILLLINETGLCEVLAEVYRFFSLIATIPATAVCEESRFSCLERIKAYLRSAVEQDHLSARATISIETKLLSFLETQPNWYDHVIARFASKKERCIELHYK